One part of the Bacteroides sp. genome encodes these proteins:
- a CDS encoding TonB-dependent receptor plug domain-containing protein, whose product MRKFKILINLVFAAAFLLAWGMPSYGISIKGKVAGQQGEFLPAALVEVTNVTTGRTLGTTTTLDGSFEITTEPGQFTIKISYLGYEDKILDITANQNTDLGVITLEDSAIGLQEVMVISSFARDRQTPVAISNISAEIITERLGTQEFPEILKLTPSVYATKDGGGYGDSRINLRGFDSDNIGVLINGVPVNDMESGRVYWSNWAGLSDVTSTMQVQRGLGASRLAISSVGGTINIITRSTDAQRRGSVSTALGSDGYSKQTMTLSTGLLESGWAATFSGSRSAGTRYVNGLDYEGWSYFLNVSKQLSKDHTLALTAFGAPQTHNQRYPRQLIQTYREHRDYRRYNPAMGFMNGQLYTASYNYYHKPQVSLNHYWSINDLTTLSTSAYASKSAGGGRRVYGDNANWLRFNSVDGLPYEMTKLTPNGFLDYDAVMAENALSQTGSKAIIANAVNQHDWYGVLSTLNRDFNNLKVTGGVDLRYYKGYHFYEVEDLLGGEYFLDVTASGNSRDVNRPANSLLREGDMISYHDMGEVRWGGLFAQAEYVEDKYSAFLSATLSHTGYRRTDYFIYKTNPDLYPESELENNQSDWFNFNAYSIKGGANYNISDAHNIFINGGYFTRAPFFRYAFIGYTNEFNLGVKHERVQSAELGYGYRSRFFSGNLTLYRTNWLDKALTRSIGTVLANLTGLNALHQGVEIDVVANPLPKLSVKGMASVGDWKWTDDVIADIYNEQQEYIGTFEVFSEGLMRGNSAQTTAGLSFDWEALPRVFLGLDFTHFDRLYADFNVENRTVETQRGTQAWQMPSYQVFDLNARYNFRIADLNASLVGNVNNLFDTAYIADATDGASYDYDTATVYYGFGRTWSLSFKLRF is encoded by the coding sequence ATGAGAAAATTTAAAATACTGATCAACCTGGTTTTTGCTGCGGCATTTCTCCTGGCCTGGGGCATGCCCTCTTACGGCATCTCCATCAAGGGGAAGGTTGCCGGCCAGCAAGGTGAGTTTCTGCCCGCCGCATTGGTGGAAGTGACCAATGTTACCACGGGGCGCACCCTGGGAACCACCACCACCCTCGATGGCTCGTTTGAGATCACCACCGAGCCCGGACAATTCACCATCAAAATTTCTTACCTGGGTTATGAGGATAAGATCCTCGACATTACGGCCAACCAAAACACCGACCTGGGCGTCATTACCCTCGAGGACAGCGCGATAGGCTTGCAGGAGGTGATGGTGATTTCTTCCTTTGCCCGCGACCGGCAGACGCCGGTAGCAATATCCAACATCTCCGCCGAGATCATCACCGAGCGCTTGGGCACCCAGGAGTTCCCCGAGATCCTGAAACTCACCCCCAGCGTGTATGCCACCAAAGATGGCGGCGGCTATGGTGACTCGAGGATCAACCTGCGGGGTTTTGACTCCGACAACATCGGGGTGCTCATCAACGGGGTGCCGGTCAACGATATGGAAAGCGGCCGCGTGTACTGGTCGAATTGGGCCGGCCTGTCGGATGTGACCAGCACCATGCAGGTACAGCGCGGCCTTGGGGCCTCACGCCTGGCCATCAGCTCGGTGGGCGGCACCATCAACATCATTACCCGTTCCACCGATGCCCAGCGCAGGGGATCCGTGTCTACCGCACTCGGCAGCGATGGATACAGCAAGCAGACCATGACCCTGTCTACAGGACTGCTCGAAAGTGGCTGGGCCGCCACCTTCTCAGGAAGCAGGTCGGCAGGTACCCGCTATGTCAATGGCTTGGATTACGAAGGCTGGTCTTATTTCCTGAACGTGTCGAAACAACTGTCAAAAGACCATACCCTGGCACTGACGGCTTTTGGAGCTCCGCAAACCCATAACCAGCGCTATCCGCGCCAGCTCATCCAGACCTATCGCGAGCACCGTGACTACCGCCGCTATAACCCCGCCATGGGCTTTATGAACGGACAGCTCTATACCGCTTCCTACAACTATTACCACAAGCCCCAGGTCTCCCTTAACCATTACTGGTCCATCAACGACCTAACCACCCTCTCCACCTCGGCCTATGCCTCCAAGTCGGCCGGCGGCGGAAGACGGGTCTATGGCGACAACGCCAACTGGCTCAGGTTTAACTCGGTGGATGGCCTGCCCTACGAGATGACCAAGTTGACGCCCAATGGTTTCCTGGATTACGATGCCGTAATGGCAGAGAATGCCCTTTCCCAGACAGGCTCAAAGGCTATCATCGCCAATGCCGTCAACCAGCACGACTGGTACGGCGTTTTATCCACCCTCAACCGCGACTTCAATAATCTGAAGGTCACTGGTGGTGTGGATTTGCGCTATTACAAGGGATATCACTTCTATGAGGTCGAGGACCTGCTTGGGGGTGAATACTTCCTTGACGTGACTGCCAGTGGCAACTCACGCGACGTGAACCGTCCCGCCAACAGCCTGCTGCGCGAAGGCGATATGATCAGCTACCACGATATGGGCGAGGTGCGCTGGGGAGGCCTTTTCGCACAAGCGGAATATGTGGAGGATAAATACTCGGCTTTCCTGTCGGCCACCCTGAGTCATACGGGCTATCGCCGCACCGACTATTTCATCTACAAAACAAACCCCGATCTTTATCCAGAGAGTGAACTCGAAAACAACCAGTCCGACTGGTTCAACTTTAACGCCTATAGCATTAAGGGTGGAGCTAACTACAATATTTCCGATGCCCACAACATTTTCATCAACGGGGGTTATTTTACCCGGGCACCTTTCTTCAGGTATGCCTTTATCGGCTACACCAACGAATTCAATTTAGGGGTGAAGCACGAAAGGGTGCAGTCGGCCGAACTGGGCTATGGCTACCGCAGCAGGTTCTTCTCGGGCAACCTGACCCTGTATCGCACCAACTGGCTCGACAAAGCCCTGACCCGCAGCATCGGAACCGTGCTGGCTAACCTTACCGGCCTCAACGCCCTCCACCAGGGCGTAGAGATCGACGTGGTAGCCAACCCTTTGCCCAAGCTTTCCGTGAAGGGAATGGCTTCGGTGGGCGACTGGAAATGGACCGATGATGTCATTGCCGACATCTACAACGAACAGCAGGAGTATATCGGCACCTTCGAGGTGTTTTCCGAAGGCCTGATGAGAGGCAATTCCGCCCAGACCACTGCTGGTTTAAGCTTCGACTGGGAGGCCTTGCCCAGGGTATTCCTCGGGCTCGACTTCACCCATTTCGACCGCCTCTATGCCGATTTCAACGTCGAGAACCGCACCGTGGAAACCCAGCGCGGCACACAAGCCTGGCAGATGCCTTCCTACCAGGTGTTCGACCTCAACGCCAGGTATAACTTCCGCATCGCTGACCTCAATGCTTCCCTGGTGGGTAACGTCAACAACCTTTTCGATACCGCATACATTGCCGATGCCACCGACGGCGCCTCCTACGATTACGATACCGCCACGGTGTACTACGGCTTCGGACGTACCTGGAGTTTGAGCTTTAAACTCCGGTTTTAG
- a CDS encoding DUF5689 domain-containing protein, which produces MKNTLRLLMNLVLTALLLFPLAIQAQDPVEMADLATLRSTGATDGTVYVVTGEVILTHQNGNRNQKYFQDATGAILVDDPAGIITTEYNEYDGIQGLTGTLSLYNQLLQFTPTADPGPAVSEDNVVVPLELTLAEVTPAHQAMLISVLGVTFGTPSAKNTFSPSTSYNIYDASGTGVVRTPNANAGLDYFGANIPEETIDMVALVGQYNTSMQLMPRSLADMGITEMPNIAALRNQAVDGTTVYTLGNEVILTHQNGNRNQKYFQDATAAIVIDDPAGIITTAYNEYDGVTGLSGTLSVYNQLLQFTPVADPGPATSTDNVIEPLEVQLADITPDHQAQLIIVRNVTFDTPTNPNFAPSTSYDISDASGPGILRTPGSNAALDYFGTPVPTTNRDLIALVNQFNATMQIMPRSLDDFISLDFYDLTFNVVDENGDPLANAVITLNEQAYAAGEYVFADLPGGAYNYTVTLDGYWEKTGIVLLEADATEEVMLVAVDANLITEFPWLESFDTFLPEGWNTYYPEGDGEWVAGGDGAYHAFVQTGMAKSWLVTPQIQLPEVEPGGQAMLLSFLERNQYMDDYGYSGVWISTGSGLPENGHFAELYESNAPLSAYTEKVFNLEDYAGQVIYIAFVYEGEDAHNWWVDEVSIAEAPAVVEVPDIASLIEQGVGDQAYRITGEVVITHQQLAYRGQIFIQDASGATMIDDPDGIIETAYDNYDGITGLVCKVAAFQNMFQLVPQEDPGPASSTGNTVEPLELTLADLTVDHQAMLVLVREVSFDEGNEPTWLQNVSYYISDASGDGEIRTPNAEGALDYFGTDVPTTPKDIIAVVTQRYEDTRLLPRSLTDFMEPSTAIEETETLGMRLFPNPAGNTFTVESPEQIDLIRVYDLSGRLLMEQPVNDFRITLNTSVLRNGIYLVQVVAGSQTRVQKLQVSR; this is translated from the coding sequence ATGAAGAACACCTTACGCCTTTTAATGAATCTTGTACTTACAGCCTTGCTGTTGTTCCCTTTAGCCATCCAGGCGCAGGATCCGGTGGAAATGGCCGATCTTGCCACGCTTCGTTCCACAGGTGCCACCGATGGAACAGTCTATGTCGTTACCGGAGAGGTTATCCTGACCCATCAGAATGGCAACCGCAACCAGAAATATTTCCAGGACGCCACCGGCGCCATTCTGGTAGATGACCCTGCAGGGATCATCACCACCGAATACAATGAATACGATGGCATCCAGGGGCTTACCGGCACACTGAGCTTATACAACCAATTGCTGCAGTTCACCCCGACCGCCGACCCGGGACCCGCAGTCAGTGAAGACAACGTGGTGGTTCCCCTCGAACTCACCCTGGCCGAGGTAACCCCCGCTCATCAGGCCATGCTGATATCTGTTCTGGGCGTAACCTTTGGAACGCCTTCTGCAAAGAATACTTTTTCTCCCAGCACCAGCTACAATATTTATGATGCCTCTGGGACAGGGGTGGTGCGTACGCCCAATGCCAATGCCGGATTGGATTACTTTGGTGCCAACATCCCTGAAGAAACCATCGATATGGTTGCCCTGGTCGGTCAATACAATACCAGCATGCAGCTAATGCCCAGGAGCCTGGCAGATATGGGCATTACGGAAATGCCCAACATCGCTGCCCTGCGTAACCAGGCCGTGGATGGCACCACCGTTTACACCCTGGGCAATGAGGTCATCCTGACCCACCAGAATGGAAACCGCAACCAAAAATACTTCCAGGACGCCACCGCTGCCATCGTCATCGATGACCCGGCAGGTATTATTACCACTGCTTACAACGAATACGACGGCGTGACCGGCCTGAGCGGCACCCTGTCGGTTTACAATCAACTGCTGCAGTTCACACCCGTGGCTGATCCCGGGCCTGCTACATCCACCGATAATGTGATAGAACCCCTGGAAGTGCAACTGGCCGACATTACCCCAGACCACCAGGCTCAATTGATCATTGTCAGGAATGTGACCTTTGATACCCCTACCAACCCCAATTTTGCTCCCAGCACCAGCTACGACATTTCTGATGCCAGTGGTCCCGGAATCCTTCGGACCCCCGGCTCCAATGCCGCCCTGGACTACTTCGGAACCCCGGTGCCCACGACCAACCGTGACCTCATCGCCCTGGTCAACCAGTTTAACGCTACCATGCAGATCATGCCACGCTCGCTGGATGATTTTATCTCTCTCGATTTCTATGACCTGACCTTCAATGTTGTCGATGAAAATGGTGACCCCCTGGCCAATGCCGTTATCACGCTCAATGAGCAGGCATACGCCGCCGGTGAATATGTTTTTGCTGACCTGCCTGGCGGTGCCTATAACTATACCGTGACCCTCGATGGTTACTGGGAGAAAACGGGTATTGTCCTCCTGGAAGCAGATGCCACGGAAGAAGTTATGCTGGTGGCTGTCGATGCCAACCTGATCACCGAATTCCCCTGGTTAGAAAGCTTTGATACTTTCCTGCCCGAAGGCTGGAACACCTATTATCCGGAAGGCGATGGCGAATGGGTGGCCGGCGGTGACGGCGCGTACCATGCCTTTGTCCAGACCGGAATGGCTAAGAGCTGGCTGGTAACCCCCCAGATCCAGTTACCCGAAGTAGAACCCGGCGGACAAGCCATGCTGCTGAGCTTCCTCGAACGCAACCAATATATGGATGACTATGGCTATAGTGGTGTGTGGATCTCCACCGGCAGCGGCCTTCCTGAGAATGGGCACTTTGCGGAACTGTACGAATCAAATGCACCCCTGAGCGCTTACACTGAAAAAGTATTCAACCTGGAAGACTATGCCGGACAGGTCATTTACATTGCCTTTGTCTATGAAGGCGAAGATGCCCACAACTGGTGGGTGGATGAAGTCAGCATTGCTGAAGCCCCTGCCGTTGTTGAGGTTCCTGACATTGCCTCTTTGATTGAACAAGGCGTTGGCGACCAAGCCTACCGGATCACCGGCGAAGTGGTCATTACCCACCAGCAACTGGCCTACCGCGGGCAGATCTTCATTCAGGACGCCAGCGGCGCCACCATGATCGACGATCCCGATGGCATCATCGAAACAGCCTATGACAATTATGACGGCATCACCGGGCTGGTATGCAAGGTAGCCGCCTTCCAGAACATGTTCCAGCTTGTTCCCCAGGAAGATCCGGGCCCGGCAAGTTCAACCGGCAACACCGTTGAACCGCTCGAATTGACCCTGGCCGATCTTACCGTCGACCACCAGGCCATGCTGGTGCTGGTGCGTGAGGTCTCCTTCGATGAAGGCAACGAGCCCACCTGGTTGCAAAACGTCTCCTATTATATCTCTGATGCCAGTGGCGATGGCGAGATCCGTACCCCCAACGCTGAAGGGGCTCTTGACTATTTTGGTACCGATGTGCCAACGACGCCCAAAGACATCATCGCCGTGGTGACACAGCGCTACGAAGACACCCGCTTGCTGCCGCGCTCCCTGACCGACTTCATGGAACCTTCTACGGCCATTGAAGAAACCGAAACCCTGGGCATGCGCTTGTTCCCCAACCCGGCTGGCAACACCTTTACAGTAGAGAGCCCTGAGCAAATCGACCTGATCAGGGTGTATGACCTCAGCGGCCGCCTGCTGATGGAACAGCCTGTTAATGATTTCCGTATCACCCTGAACACCAGTGTCCTGCGCAATGGCATCTACCTCGTACAGGTGGTAGCCGGCTCGCAAACCCGGGTTCAGAAACTCCAGGTGAGCCGTTAA
- a CDS encoding thioredoxin family protein produces the protein MQTKIAGMTPETLAELKQDEPALMLYFHNDVCGVCKVLWPKVEALIKERFPQVRVIRVDANESRELAGQLQMLSIPGILLYLDGHEYYRGNGMVSIGQLGEQIARPYHLLFGDA, from the coding sequence TTGCAAACCAAGATTGCCGGTATGACCCCTGAAACCCTTGCTGAGTTAAAACAAGATGAGCCTGCCTTGATGCTGTATTTCCACAATGATGTTTGTGGGGTGTGCAAGGTGTTGTGGCCCAAGGTGGAGGCCCTCATAAAGGAACGTTTTCCGCAGGTCAGGGTAATCCGGGTAGATGCCAATGAAAGCCGTGAGCTGGCCGGGCAGTTGCAAATGCTAAGCATTCCCGGCATCCTGCTTTACCTCGACGGACACGAATATTACCGCGGCAATGGCATGGTCTCCATTGGCCAACTAGGGGAGCAGATCGCCCGGCCCTACCATCTGCTGTTCGGAGACGCCTAA
- a CDS encoding DUF2089 family protein: MKKPLIHTAVNKKIPIQCPSCSGQLQVRSLECPACHTRVEGLFSLPLLTSLSEEDQLFIIEFVKSSGSLKEMSKHLKLSYPSVRNKLDDLIADIRKLQREKNHELDK; the protein is encoded by the coding sequence GTGAAGAAACCATTGATCCATACGGCCGTGAACAAAAAAATTCCCATTCAATGTCCTTCCTGCAGCGGGCAGCTGCAGGTACGCAGCCTGGAATGTCCGGCCTGCCATACACGTGTGGAAGGGCTTTTTTCCCTTCCATTACTCACCAGCCTGAGCGAGGAAGATCAGCTGTTCATCATCGAATTTGTGAAGAGCAGCGGCAGCCTGAAGGAGATGTCGAAGCACCTGAAGCTGAGTTATCCCAGTGTTCGCAACAAACTGGATGATCTGATTGCCGATATTCGCAAACTTCAAAGGGAGAAAAACCATGAGCTGGACAAGTGA
- a CDS encoding DUF5652 family protein, whose protein sequence is METSFNELIRAIPAWVYGVILFDGILKLIAMYAAAGRKQTVWYICLAIFNTVGLLPIVYLLIHGKKTEVIQ, encoded by the coding sequence ATGGAAACAAGTTTTAATGAACTGATCCGGGCCATTCCCGCCTGGGTCTACGGAGTGATCCTCTTCGACGGGATACTGAAACTCATCGCAATGTACGCCGCTGCCGGGCGCAAACAAACGGTCTGGTACATCTGCCTGGCCATCTTTAACACCGTGGGGCTTTTGCCCATCGTTTACCTCTTGATCCACGGGAAAAAAACGGAAGTCATTCAATAA
- a CDS encoding alpha/beta fold hydrolase has protein sequence MKTISLSLLALFFIFLSLPGALRGAPPEAYENSAAQFILSMQEGTADDNLDIFTEELRNALGDMKFQDIWAQLQQQVGPFSHIIRYIHEDTGDYHTVLAVSKFRNMDLALRVVYDPSMKIAGLQFVPAPPLSFTPPPAYADTTSFTEADLELDCGDIRLPAKLTMPVSETPVPLVVLVHGSGPNDIDETIGPNKPFRDIAWGLASQGIAVLRYEKRTKNHANSLDMERVTPWEETGMDAVMAIKQASLMEGIDPGRIFLLGHSLGGMMAPEIVRQSGQLAGVIILGGNSGKLYDVVVRQYEYLSSIQDPDNQHGSREETEKIRQKAALIRSGALIPDTPREETILNSPASYWLYIKDYDQVETARQLDIPILILQGERDYQVDMQEYQGWQEGLGDKANVTMKSYPGLNHLFFSGEGTPNPAEYSQEKNTDVQVIRDIIAWIKSI, from the coding sequence ATGAAAACAATTTCATTATCCCTCCTTGCCTTGTTTTTCATCTTCCTCAGCCTTCCCGGAGCCCTTCGCGGGGCGCCGCCTGAGGCCTATGAAAACAGTGCGGCCCAATTCATCCTTTCCATGCAGGAAGGCACGGCCGATGATAACCTGGACATTTTTACCGAAGAACTGCGCAATGCCCTGGGCGACATGAAATTCCAGGACATCTGGGCCCAGCTGCAGCAGCAGGTGGGACCATTCAGTCATATCATCCGCTACATCCACGAAGACACGGGGGATTACCACACCGTGCTGGCTGTGAGCAAGTTCAGGAATATGGACCTGGCCCTGCGGGTGGTCTACGATCCTTCGATGAAGATTGCAGGCCTGCAGTTCGTCCCCGCCCCTCCCCTGTCCTTCACCCCCCCACCCGCTTATGCTGACACCACAAGCTTCACGGAGGCCGATCTGGAGCTGGACTGCGGGGACATCAGGCTGCCGGCAAAGCTTACGATGCCGGTAAGTGAGACTCCTGTTCCCCTGGTGGTGCTGGTCCACGGCAGTGGTCCCAACGACATCGACGAAACCATAGGCCCCAACAAGCCGTTCAGGGACATTGCCTGGGGGCTGGCCTCGCAGGGCATTGCCGTGCTGAGGTATGAGAAACGGACTAAGAACCACGCCAACTCCCTCGACATGGAGCGGGTGACCCCCTGGGAGGAGACCGGCATGGATGCCGTGATGGCAATAAAACAAGCCTCACTGATGGAAGGCATTGACCCGGGAAGGATCTTTTTGCTGGGACACAGCCTGGGGGGCATGATGGCCCCTGAGATCGTCAGGCAGTCGGGCCAGCTGGCAGGAGTCATTATCCTTGGAGGTAACAGCGGGAAACTCTATGACGTGGTGGTCCGTCAATACGAATACCTATCCTCCATCCAGGACCCCGACAACCAGCACGGCTCCCGCGAAGAGACCGAAAAGATCCGTCAGAAGGCGGCCCTGATCCGTTCGGGCGCACTTATCCCCGACACCCCGCGTGAAGAAACGATCCTTAACTCCCCTGCAAGCTACTGGCTCTACATCAAGGATTACGACCAGGTGGAGACGGCCCGCCAGCTTGATATCCCCATCCTGATTCTGCAGGGCGAACGCGACTACCAGGTGGATATGCAGGAATACCAAGGCTGGCAGGAAGGCCTTGGGGACAAGGCAAACGTGACCATGAAAAGCTATCCCGGCCTGAACCACCTGTTCTTCTCAGGCGAGGGCACCCCTAACCCGGCCGAATACAGCCAGGAAAAGAACACCGACGTGCAGGTGATCAGGGATATCATCGCCTGGATCAAAAGTATCTGA